A window of Fibrobacter sp. contains these coding sequences:
- the hemA gene encoding glutamyl-tRNA reductase — MRKIYMAGMSHKVAEIAIREKFYIPMDVKTAALEKSPFDELLILATCNRTEVYVASDRELEAHELSRYVCSLAGQDYENFANFFYEKSGDDVAHHVMNVCAGLDSVAVGEDQILHQIGRAYETAHQYGATGNTLNKLFQGAIHTTKRIKTETNLSKLSCNIPFLAMKQVQRTFDDLENRTVYIVGLGEMGSLMLKYVQENTTKIFASSKTFANAEKFADVLTPVPFEDRYAVLGKCDVVILCSACHEPIVTKDEFVKACRFGAEQCEAVESKRLVIDLGSPRNAESSIGELDGVEYVCVDDLEKIVSENRRLRMVELDAAQKILKEGTEEFLQWYRMDDVAKAINVFADTMVRTANEECGKLLRSLPDLPEEDRERIAMMYERFAKKMANDYLYKVKAENSKEDVKVFLRCLDSAGKRHQARDAESLGGGN, encoded by the coding sequence ATGCGCAAAATTTACATGGCAGGCATGAGCCACAAGGTGGCAGAAATCGCGATCCGCGAGAAGTTCTACATCCCGATGGATGTCAAGACTGCCGCACTTGAAAAATCCCCGTTCGATGAACTTTTGATTCTTGCTACCTGCAACCGTACCGAGGTGTACGTGGCTTCTGACCGCGAACTGGAAGCTCATGAACTTTCGCGCTACGTCTGTAGCCTCGCGGGGCAGGACTACGAAAATTTTGCGAATTTCTTTTACGAAAAGAGCGGTGACGATGTGGCGCACCATGTGATGAACGTCTGTGCCGGCCTTGATTCTGTTGCCGTGGGCGAAGACCAGATTTTGCACCAGATTGGCCGTGCCTACGAGACGGCGCACCAATACGGGGCGACGGGAAATACCCTGAACAAGCTGTTCCAGGGGGCCATCCATACGACCAAGCGCATCAAGACGGAGACGAACCTGAGCAAGCTCAGTTGCAATATCCCGTTCTTGGCGATGAAGCAGGTGCAGCGCACGTTCGACGATCTTGAAAACCGCACCGTGTATATCGTTGGGCTGGGCGAGATGGGTTCCCTGATGCTCAAGTACGTGCAGGAGAATACGACGAAGATTTTTGCGAGCAGCAAGACGTTCGCGAACGCCGAAAAGTTTGCCGACGTGCTTACGCCAGTCCCGTTCGAAGACCGTTATGCGGTGCTCGGCAAGTGCGACGTGGTGATACTCTGCAGCGCCTGCCACGAACCGATTGTCACGAAAGACGAATTTGTAAAGGCCTGCCGTTTTGGTGCGGAACAATGCGAAGCGGTTGAATCCAAACGCCTTGTAATCGATCTCGGAAGCCCGCGCAATGCGGAATCGAGCATCGGTGAACTCGATGGCGTGGAATACGTGTGCGTCGACGATCTTGAAAAAATCGTTTCGGAAAACCGCCGCCTGCGCATGGTGGAACTTGATGCCGCGCAGAAGATTTTGAAGGAAGGCACGGAAGAATTTTTGCAGTGGTACCGCATGGATGACGTGGCGAAGGCGATAAACGTGTTCGCCGATACGATGGTGCGTACCGCGAATGAGGAGTGCGGAAAACTGCTCCGTTCCTTGCCCGACTTGCCGGAAGAAGACCGCGAACGCATAGCGATGATGTACGAGCGTTTTGCCAAGAAGATGGCGAACGATTATCTGTACAAGGTGAAGGCCGAAAATTCAAAAGAAGACGTGAAGGTCTTCCTCAGGTGTCTGGATTCGGCCGGAAAACGTCATCAGGCTCGCGATGCGGAATCTCTCGGAGGAGGAAACTAG
- a CDS encoding CotH kinase family protein, producing the protein MRILLLPLLLPLLLCGCVWDGTEDSPEFLPLDDSQYPYADLPRIVIETEGFKEIRERETEIPSHLQIYGENAPESPVFSLTVRGRGNSSFKMPKYGMKLEFDEKISLFGMPENRDWALVGNFGDKTHLRNFMMTRLSEWLMARYTPRCRYVEVFLNRKYVGLYLLSETVKVGKARVNIAKNDSSFLFEKESSKKQDSPFITTSMGYSFHVKNPRDLKPESADMLLSHLNEFEYFLQHGSARSGKETYEWIDMYDFLRYYWVQEFSKNEDGIFARSIFMTWQKGGLLHFGPLWDFDISFGNESYKKNRPADGWYIRNYHWFNYIMKDPGVRKAVRDYWFENRDIFHSLVDSVPLYVSNISRALENEYRRWPIMENTENWALKDPYKDYDEALDSLVLWMEARYEWINNALK; encoded by the coding sequence TTGCGAATACTTCTATTGCCATTACTGTTGCCGCTGTTGCTATGTGGCTGTGTTTGGGATGGCACCGAGGATTCTCCGGAGTTTCTTCCGTTGGACGATTCGCAGTATCCATACGCGGACTTGCCCCGCATTGTTATTGAGACAGAGGGTTTCAAGGAAATTCGCGAGAGGGAAACGGAAATACCGTCGCACTTGCAGATATATGGCGAAAACGCTCCTGAAAGTCCGGTTTTCTCCCTCACGGTGCGCGGTCGCGGCAATTCGAGTTTCAAGATGCCCAAGTACGGCATGAAACTCGAGTTTGATGAGAAGATCAGTCTCTTCGGGATGCCCGAGAACAGGGACTGGGCGCTTGTCGGTAATTTCGGCGACAAGACGCACTTGCGCAACTTCATGATGACCCGCCTTTCGGAATGGCTGATGGCGCGCTACACTCCGCGTTGCCGGTATGTGGAAGTGTTTCTGAACCGCAAGTACGTTGGGCTTTACCTGCTTTCGGAGACGGTGAAGGTCGGCAAGGCCCGCGTGAACATCGCCAAGAACGATTCCTCGTTCCTGTTCGAGAAAGAGAGCAGCAAGAAGCAGGATTCGCCTTTTATCACGACCTCCATGGGCTACTCGTTCCATGTGAAGAACCCGCGCGACTTGAAACCCGAGTCGGCGGATATGCTCTTGTCGCACCTGAACGAATTCGAGTATTTCCTCCAGCATGGCAGCGCCCGCAGCGGGAAGGAAACGTACGAATGGATTGATATGTATGACTTCTTGCGCTACTACTGGGTCCAGGAATTTTCGAAGAACGAAGACGGCATCTTTGCGCGCAGCATATTCATGACTTGGCAAAAGGGCGGCCTGCTGCATTTCGGTCCTCTGTGGGATTTCGATATATCGTTCGGCAACGAGTCTTACAAGAAGAACCGTCCGGCTGATGGCTGGTACATCCGTAATTACCATTGGTTCAATTACATCATGAAGGATCCTGGGGTGAGGAAGGCCGTTCGCGATTATTGGTTTGAAAATCGTGATATTTTCCATTCGCTTGTGGACAGCGTTCCCCTTTACGTGTCGAATATTTCCCGTGCCCTCGAAAATGAATACAGGCGTTGGCCCATTATGGAAAATACCGAGAACTGGGCGCTCAAGGACCCTTACAAGGATTACGACGAGGCTTTGGATTCCCTTGTCCTGTGGATGGAAGCCCGCTATGAATGGATAAACAACGCGCTGAAATAG